The following are encoded in a window of Polynucleobacter sp. VK25 genomic DNA:
- a CDS encoding acetyl-CoA C-acyltransferase — translation MKNIQDAYIVAATRSAVGRSGRGALKNTRPDDLLGNALQHILTQVPTLDPKAIEDAIIGCAMPEGQQGLNVARIGLLLGGLPDTVGGITVNRFCSSGLNAIVMAADRIRVGEADVMIAGGVESMSMVPMGGNSPSMSPEIFMGDENIGIAYGMGLTAEKVAQQWKISREDQDAFAFHSHQKAMAAQAAGEFNSEIFPVKVAHRSMNLDKGQVDVQWREFLKDEGPRVDTSLEGLAKLKSPFAARGSVTAGNSSQTSDGVGALILASEKAIKTFGLTPLARFVSFAVKGVPPEIMGIGPKEAIPAALKLAGLNLQDLDWIELNEAFAAQSLAVIRDLGLDQSKVNPLGSAIALGHPLGATGAIRAATAIHALQRRNLKHAMVTMCVGTGMGAAGIFERC, via the coding sequence ATGAAAAATATTCAAGACGCCTATATCGTTGCAGCCACTCGCAGTGCTGTTGGTAGGTCTGGACGGGGCGCATTAAAAAATACTCGGCCAGATGATTTGCTTGGCAATGCTCTGCAACACATCCTGACGCAAGTCCCTACCCTAGATCCCAAAGCTATTGAAGACGCCATTATTGGGTGCGCTATGCCAGAAGGCCAACAAGGCTTGAATGTGGCTCGTATTGGACTTCTTTTAGGAGGTCTTCCCGATACTGTTGGCGGCATTACCGTCAACCGCTTCTGTTCATCCGGCTTAAATGCCATTGTGATGGCGGCTGATCGCATTCGGGTTGGTGAAGCAGATGTGATGATTGCCGGTGGCGTGGAATCAATGAGTATGGTGCCGATGGGTGGCAATTCTCCATCAATGTCACCTGAAATCTTTATGGGTGATGAGAATATTGGGATTGCTTACGGCATGGGCTTGACTGCTGAGAAGGTGGCGCAGCAATGGAAGATCAGTCGTGAAGATCAAGATGCTTTTGCTTTTCACTCTCACCAAAAAGCCATGGCAGCTCAAGCAGCCGGTGAATTTAACTCTGAAATCTTCCCGGTTAAAGTAGCCCATCGCTCGATGAACCTAGATAAGGGTCAAGTAGATGTCCAGTGGCGCGAATTTTTGAAAGACGAAGGCCCACGTGTTGACACCTCACTAGAAGGTTTGGCGAAACTCAAATCTCCGTTCGCTGCTAGAGGCAGCGTTACGGCTGGCAATAGCTCACAAACTTCCGACGGTGTCGGCGCACTGATCTTGGCAAGTGAAAAGGCAATTAAGACCTTTGGCCTCACTCCTTTGGCACGCTTTGTTAGCTTTGCGGTGAAAGGTGTTCCTCCAGAGATTATGGGTATTGGTCCTAAAGAAGCGATTCCGGCTGCATTGAAATTGGCTGGCCTCAATTTGCAGGATTTGGATTGGATTGAACTGAACGAGGCATTTGCAGCCCAGTCTTTAGCCGTCATTCGGGATCTTGGTTTAGACCAAAGCAAAGTTAACCCCTTAGGTAGCGCTATTGCCCTTGGACATCCCCTAGGCGCAACTGGTGCAATACGTGCTGCAACGGCGATTCATGCGCTACAGAGACGCAATCTCAAGCATGCAATGGTGACCATGTGCGTGGGTACCGGCATGGGCGCTGCTGGAATATTCGAGCGTTGCTAA
- a CDS encoding 3-hydroxyacyl-CoA dehydrogenase/enoyl-CoA hydratase family protein, producing MSDNKIIKKVAILGAGVMGAQIAAQCINVGLPVILFDLPGKSDDGKPVNKNAIALKAIENLKKLKPAPLGLSSDANLITPANYEDDLGLLAGCDLIIEAIAERLDWKHALYEKVAPHIPAHALFATNTSGLPIGELAKGFSGDLKKRFCGVHFFNPPRYMHLLELIPAADTDPAVLDALETFMTSTMGKGVVRAKDTPNFIGNRVGVFSILAVFAEAQKFGLGFDEVDAITGSKLGRAKSATFRTSDVVGLDTMAHVIKTMENSLQGDSFSALFKTPEVLSQLIAKGALGQKTKAGFYRKDGKNVLVLDAATGEYKPSTATIEPLIERILKRPIADRLGLLRETEEPQAQFLWAIYRDIFHYCAIHLGDIAQSAREIDFAMRWGYGWNLGPFEDWQAAGVSQVANWIKEDIDAGKTLSKEPLPAWLFSGPVADKQAFHTPEGSWSASENKYIPRSSLPVYQKQVFRAPLLGDGSPDPKTAGTTIFENTDFRAWVDANQPEVLIASFRSKMNTFSPDVLSGLQKAVEIAEAHYAGLVIWQPTSLKLGTPGGPFSAGANLEAAMPMVMKGGPAGVEPFVKEFQDTMMKIKYSQVPVVAAVSGIALGGGCELVLQSARRVAAMESYIGLVEVGVGLLPAGGGLKEAAIRAAQGVALAGNTNYLDFTKASFENAAMAKVSSSAQEAMKMAYLQKGDIIVPNVYELLALAQDQVKAMRYCGYRPPIPTLIPVGGRSVAATVMGQVVNMRDGGFISEHDAHIAKKIIEIITGGDVDAGTLVTEEWLLKLERQAFVELIGHPKSMERIMGILQTGKPVRN from the coding sequence ATGAGTGATAACAAGATCATTAAAAAAGTAGCCATCCTCGGTGCTGGTGTCATGGGCGCTCAGATTGCGGCGCAATGTATTAACGTTGGGCTGCCAGTTATTTTGTTTGACTTGCCAGGCAAATCTGATGATGGCAAACCGGTTAATAAAAATGCGATTGCACTGAAAGCGATTGAGAATCTCAAAAAACTGAAGCCCGCTCCACTAGGTTTGTCTTCAGATGCTAATCTGATTACTCCTGCGAACTATGAGGATGACTTAGGGCTTCTAGCAGGTTGCGACCTCATTATTGAAGCCATTGCAGAGCGTTTAGATTGGAAACATGCTCTCTATGAAAAAGTAGCCCCCCATATACCGGCACATGCGCTATTTGCAACCAATACCTCAGGCCTTCCTATTGGTGAACTTGCAAAAGGTTTTTCTGGTGACCTAAAGAAACGCTTTTGTGGTGTGCACTTTTTTAATCCACCACGCTATATGCACCTACTAGAACTTATCCCAGCGGCGGATACTGATCCTGCCGTATTGGATGCATTAGAAACCTTTATGACCTCCACAATGGGTAAAGGGGTGGTACGAGCCAAAGATACGCCAAACTTTATTGGCAATCGTGTGGGGGTTTTCTCAATCTTGGCAGTCTTTGCTGAAGCGCAAAAGTTTGGTCTAGGTTTTGATGAGGTTGACGCCATTACCGGCAGCAAATTGGGCCGTGCTAAGTCAGCCACTTTTAGAACCAGTGATGTTGTTGGCTTAGACACTATGGCTCACGTCATTAAGACCATGGAAAACTCCTTACAGGGTGATTCTTTCTCGGCTCTCTTTAAAACGCCTGAAGTGTTGAGCCAACTCATTGCAAAAGGTGCGCTAGGTCAAAAGACAAAAGCAGGCTTTTATCGCAAGGATGGTAAGAATGTTCTTGTCTTGGATGCGGCTACTGGTGAATACAAGCCTTCTACAGCAACAATTGAGCCGCTGATTGAGCGCATTCTCAAAAGGCCGATTGCTGATCGTCTCGGCCTCCTCAGAGAGACTGAAGAGCCACAAGCGCAATTCTTATGGGCGATCTATCGCGATATCTTCCACTACTGTGCAATTCATCTTGGAGATATTGCGCAATCTGCCCGAGAAATTGACTTTGCAATGCGCTGGGGTTATGGCTGGAATTTGGGCCCCTTTGAGGACTGGCAAGCTGCCGGTGTTTCACAAGTAGCTAACTGGATCAAAGAAGATATTGATGCTGGTAAAACACTCAGTAAAGAGCCTTTACCTGCTTGGTTGTTTAGTGGTCCAGTTGCTGATAAACAAGCTTTCCACACACCAGAAGGCTCATGGTCCGCTTCTGAGAATAAATACATTCCCCGCTCCTCTTTGCCGGTATATCAAAAGCAGGTGTTTAGAGCACCACTACTAGGCGATGGCTCACCTGATCCTAAAACAGCGGGCACGACTATTTTTGAAAACACAGACTTCCGCGCTTGGGTTGATGCCAATCAACCTGAGGTTTTGATAGCTTCATTCCGCTCGAAGATGAATACTTTTAGCCCTGACGTATTAAGCGGTTTGCAAAAAGCCGTTGAGATCGCAGAAGCTCACTATGCTGGCTTGGTCATCTGGCAACCGACTTCACTCAAACTCGGCACACCTGGTGGCCCCTTCTCAGCCGGCGCCAATTTAGAAGCCGCAATGCCAATGGTCATGAAAGGTGGTCCCGCTGGAGTTGAGCCATTCGTCAAAGAGTTTCAAGACACGATGATGAAGATCAAATACTCTCAAGTTCCTGTGGTTGCTGCAGTCTCTGGCATCGCCTTGGGAGGCGGCTGTGAATTGGTCCTCCAATCAGCGCGTAGGGTTGCTGCTATGGAAAGCTATATCGGCCTAGTAGAGGTTGGTGTTGGTCTGTTGCCCGCTGGTGGTGGACTTAAAGAAGCGGCTATTCGTGCTGCTCAAGGTGTAGCGCTTGCTGGCAACACTAATTATTTAGATTTCACCAAAGCTTCATTTGAAAATGCCGCGATGGCTAAGGTTTCATCATCTGCGCAAGAGGCTATGAAGATGGCTTACCTACAAAAAGGCGACATCATTGTTCCAAACGTATATGAATTGCTTGCTTTGGCACAAGATCAAGTCAAGGCAATGCGCTACTGTGGCTATAGACCTCCCATCCCAACCTTAATACCGGTTGGTGGCCGTTCTGTAGCAGCAACAGTGATGGGTCAGGTAGTGAATATGCGCGATGGTGGATTTATCTCCGAGCATGATGCGCACATTGCTAAGAAAATCATCGAGATTATTACTGGCGGTGATGTCGATGCGGGAACGCTAGTTACCGAAGAATGGCTCCTCAAGCTTGAACGCCAGGCGTTTGTGGAACTCATTGGTCATCCTAAGTCCATGGAACGGATTATGGGCATCCTCCAAACTGGCAAGCCTGTTAGAAACTAA
- a CDS encoding acyl-CoA dehydrogenase C-terminal domain-containing protein, protein MPQYNPPLRDIQFVIHEMLEAGKEFSALPAYQDVDKDTMNQIIEEAGKFASEIAFPLNQIGDQEGCTRHADGSVTTPTGFKSAYEQYVAGGWPALSCDPEYGGQGLPQLLNTVLYETLNSANQSWTMYPGLSHGAYECLHAHGTKEQKKTYLEKLVSGQWTGTMCLTEPHCGTDLGLLKTKAEPQADGTYSITGTKIFISSGDHDLAENIVHLVLARLPDSPIGSKGISLFAVPKFKVGVDGSIGSANAVSCGSLEHKMGIHGNATCVMNFDGAIGTLVGEPHKGLNAMFVMMNAARLGVGMQSLGLTEVAYQNSAAYAKERLQMRSLTGAKAPEKAADPIIVHPDVRRMLLTQRAYAEAGRAFSYWVALMIDKELNHPDEKVRKETGEMVALLTPIIKAFLTDNAFTATNEGMQVFGGHGYIAEWGMEQYVRDARINMIYEGTNTIQSLDLLGRKVLADMGKKLTKFGKIIEEFIEEEGVRKEMQEFIDPLSDIAVKVEKLTKEIGMKAMMNHEEVGAAAVPYLRVVGHLIYSYLFARMAKIALANKSSNDPFYQAKLATARFYFDKLLPETAMLIRQARAGSKSLMSMPADFF, encoded by the coding sequence ATGCCTCAATACAACCCTCCCCTGCGCGATATTCAATTTGTTATTCATGAGATGCTCGAGGCTGGCAAAGAGTTTTCTGCCCTGCCCGCATATCAGGATGTTGATAAAGACACCATGAATCAAATCATTGAAGAGGCAGGCAAATTTGCGAGTGAGATTGCTTTCCCCTTGAATCAGATTGGCGATCAGGAAGGCTGTACACGCCATGCTGATGGTTCGGTTACAACGCCTACCGGCTTTAAGAGCGCCTATGAGCAGTATGTTGCGGGTGGATGGCCAGCCTTATCCTGCGACCCTGAATATGGTGGCCAAGGTTTACCGCAATTACTTAATACCGTTCTGTATGAAACTTTAAATTCTGCCAATCAATCTTGGACGATGTATCCAGGCCTTTCACATGGTGCTTATGAGTGTCTGCATGCCCACGGTACTAAGGAACAGAAAAAGACCTACTTAGAGAAACTGGTTTCCGGACAATGGACGGGCACCATGTGCTTAACTGAGCCGCATTGCGGGACTGATCTTGGCTTGTTGAAAACGAAAGCCGAACCACAAGCTGATGGCACTTACTCCATTACCGGTACTAAGATTTTCATTTCTAGCGGAGATCATGATCTTGCAGAAAATATTGTGCATCTCGTGTTAGCACGTTTGCCTGACTCACCGATTGGCAGCAAAGGAATTTCTTTATTTGCTGTTCCGAAGTTTAAGGTTGGTGTTGATGGCTCTATTGGTAGCGCTAATGCGGTATCTTGCGGTTCGCTTGAGCACAAGATGGGCATTCATGGCAATGCTACTTGTGTAATGAACTTCGATGGCGCTATAGGCACCCTCGTTGGTGAGCCACATAAAGGCTTAAATGCCATGTTTGTCATGATGAATGCTGCTCGCCTTGGAGTAGGCATGCAAAGTCTTGGCTTAACTGAGGTGGCTTATCAAAACTCAGCCGCTTATGCCAAAGAGCGCTTACAGATGCGCAGCTTGACTGGAGCTAAAGCGCCTGAAAAGGCAGCCGATCCGATTATTGTTCATCCCGATGTACGTCGGATGCTACTGACCCAGAGAGCTTATGCAGAAGCTGGTAGAGCCTTCTCTTATTGGGTAGCTCTCATGATTGACAAAGAACTCAACCATCCAGATGAAAAAGTTCGCAAAGAAACTGGTGAGATGGTTGCCCTACTCACACCGATTATTAAGGCTTTCTTAACTGATAACGCATTTACAGCAACCAACGAAGGCATGCAGGTCTTCGGTGGTCATGGCTATATTGCCGAATGGGGTATGGAGCAATATGTTCGCGATGCCCGTATCAATATGATTTATGAAGGCACTAATACGATTCAATCTCTTGATCTATTGGGCCGTAAGGTGCTTGCTGATATGGGCAAGAAGCTCACCAAGTTTGGCAAGATCATTGAAGAATTTATTGAAGAAGAAGGTGTTCGTAAAGAAATGCAGGAGTTTATCGATCCGCTTTCGGATATCGCCGTTAAGGTTGAAAAACTCACCAAAGAAATTGGCATGAAAGCCATGATGAATCATGAAGAAGTGGGTGCTGCTGCAGTCCCCTACTTGCGTGTTGTGGGTCATTTGATTTACTCCTACCTCTTTGCGCGTATGGCAAAGATTGCATTAGCAAACAAATCTAGCAACGATCCTTTTTACCAAGCAAAGCTAGCTACTGCCCGCTTCTACTTTGACAAACTCCTTCCTGAAACAGCGATGCTAATCCGTCAAGCACGTGCGGGTTCGAAATCGTTAATGTCAATGCCTGCGGATTTTTTCTGA
- a CDS encoding TetR/AcrR family transcriptional regulator translates to MLDTRLTQTALSPDTKKGTATKSVILQAALEIASKSGLEGITIGHLAESVGMSKSGVFAHFGSREELQIEVIRKYYEYFSDIVFIPALAKSKGLPRLRQMIDAWLKISVGENTSSCFFIAGAAEFDDRPGIVRDELVRSVEDWRSALLRAIKESISAGDLQKSVIPQEMLFQLYSIVLGAHHDSRFLQNPKSLQLANKLIKNVFLAHQVNK, encoded by the coding sequence ATGCTTGATACAAGGCTTACACAGACGGCTTTATCACCCGATACAAAAAAGGGTACAGCTACTAAGTCGGTCATTTTGCAAGCTGCACTTGAAATAGCCAGCAAGTCTGGACTTGAGGGCATCACGATTGGTCACCTGGCCGAGTCCGTAGGTATGAGTAAGAGTGGCGTCTTCGCCCACTTCGGCTCTCGTGAGGAACTGCAGATTGAAGTGATACGCAAATACTACGAGTACTTCTCGGACATCGTCTTCATCCCCGCCCTAGCCAAATCCAAAGGTCTGCCGCGCTTACGCCAGATGATTGATGCATGGCTCAAGATTAGCGTTGGCGAAAACACTTCTAGCTGTTTCTTTATTGCAGGTGCTGCGGAATTCGATGACCGCCCTGGAATAGTTCGGGATGAGCTAGTACGTAGCGTAGAAGATTGGCGCTCAGCGCTCTTGAGGGCTATTAAAGAATCAATCTCCGCAGGAGATCTTCAGAAATCGGTCATTCCTCAAGAAATGCTTTTTCAGCTCTACAGCATCGTACTGGGGGCGCACCATGACTCAAGATTTTTGCAAAACCCTAAAAGCCTTCAGCTAGCGAACAAACTAATCAAGAATGTTTTTCTAGCTCATCAAGTAAACAAATAG
- a CDS encoding outer membrane protein, translated as MKTVKISALVLAMAGVFATSANAQSAKKNAWEGFYGEAAVGYAAFNPSVDSATLALPTPPYPAGTTTPVSTRTNTLNTATNKIGVGYNFGINDKYTLGIAASYAIGASSVAGGEFAVAGQTKWFNYQLKNIWSATVNPGYAIDKDSLVYAKVGITGNTMGLNGQTASYQTQNFTGYVLGLGYKQMVTQSIYLLGEVNYASLSSKTATLATSSGPITAKIGGSGMDVIFGAGYRF; from the coding sequence ATGAAAACAGTAAAGATTAGCGCCTTAGTTTTAGCTATGGCCGGTGTATTCGCAACAAGTGCAAATGCACAATCTGCTAAAAAGAATGCTTGGGAGGGTTTTTATGGTGAGGCTGCTGTAGGCTACGCTGCATTCAATCCTTCTGTAGACAGCGCTACATTGGCACTTCCTACACCTCCTTATCCCGCTGGAACTACTACCCCAGTTAGCACAAGAACCAATACCTTAAACACCGCAACAAACAAAATTGGTGTTGGTTATAACTTTGGTATTAATGATAAATACACATTGGGTATTGCGGCAAGCTATGCAATTGGCGCTTCATCTGTAGCGGGTGGAGAATTTGCTGTTGCTGGTCAAACTAAATGGTTTAACTATCAACTGAAAAACATCTGGTCTGCAACTGTGAATCCTGGATATGCGATCGACAAAGATAGCTTGGTTTATGCAAAAGTTGGCATAACCGGAAACACCATGGGCCTCAATGGCCAAACTGCTTCGTATCAAACCCAAAACTTTACCGGCTATGTTCTTGGTTTGGGTTACAAGCAAATGGTTACCCAGTCTATTTACTTGCTCGGAGAAGTTAATTATGCGAGTCTGAGTTCTAAGACAGCAACCCTAGCTACAAGTAGCGGCCCAATTACTGCCAAAATTGGCGGTAGTGGAATGGATGTTATTTTTGGCGCCGGTTACCGCTTCTAA
- a CDS encoding long-chain-fatty-acid--CoA ligase yields the protein MVNPAKPWLKNYPEGVPHDVDISGYNSLLDMFEEAFERYPNRRALEYLDKFLTYRELDQYSKHFAAYLQNLGLEPGSRVAIMLPNVLQFQIAMIGILRAGFVVVNVNPLYTARELEHQLKDSGASAIVILENFAHVYQQIAANVPLKQAIVTSMGEMIGVKGAIVNLVVRKVKKLVPTWDLPGHVTFTHAISEGGRHRWNKPSTSLNDIAFLQYTGGTTGLSKGAILLHKNILSNVIQTELWLEPGLKRKQVEQLVFLCALPLYHIFALTACAVLGMRKGGMLILVPNPRDFDGFIKLLKKHPDINIFPGVNTLFNALMHKPEFASVKFPNILATIGGGMAMQKVVADHWQEMTGAPIAEGYGLSETSPVACVNSALIESFTGYIGLPVPSTEVVILSDDGIEVPFGTPGEICIRGPQVMAGYWNRPEETKNVMTADGYFKSGDIGIMNSDGLTKIVDRKKDMVLVSGFNVYPNEVEEVLSLIPGVLECAVIGVPDDDSGEAVKAFIVKQDQSLTEEAILAFCKENLTNYKRPKHIVFRNDLPKTNVGKILRRELRDL from the coding sequence ATGGTTAATCCCGCAAAACCTTGGTTAAAAAACTATCCTGAGGGTGTGCCTCATGATGTTGATATCTCTGGATACAACTCTCTGCTGGATATGTTTGAGGAAGCGTTTGAGCGATATCCCAATAGACGAGCACTGGAGTATCTTGATAAGTTTCTAACGTATCGAGAGCTTGATCAGTATTCCAAGCATTTTGCAGCCTATTTGCAAAACCTAGGATTGGAGCCTGGCTCTCGTGTGGCAATCATGCTGCCTAACGTTTTGCAATTTCAGATTGCGATGATCGGTATTCTGCGTGCCGGCTTCGTAGTGGTTAATGTTAATCCACTCTATACCGCTCGTGAACTCGAGCATCAACTCAAGGACAGTGGAGCATCAGCCATTGTTATATTGGAAAACTTCGCACACGTTTATCAACAAATTGCCGCAAACGTACCATTGAAGCAAGCCATTGTTACATCTATGGGTGAAATGATCGGTGTTAAAGGTGCAATCGTGAACTTGGTAGTGCGCAAGGTAAAGAAATTAGTGCCTACATGGGATTTGCCTGGTCACGTTACCTTTACTCACGCCATAAGTGAGGGTGGTCGCCATCGTTGGAATAAACCGAGCACTTCACTTAACGATATTGCCTTTCTTCAGTACACCGGAGGCACTACCGGACTATCTAAAGGCGCCATTCTGCTGCATAAGAATATTCTCTCTAATGTTATCCAAACAGAGTTATGGTTAGAGCCTGGATTAAAGCGTAAGCAAGTTGAGCAATTGGTTTTCTTGTGCGCACTGCCGCTGTATCACATCTTTGCATTGACAGCCTGTGCAGTCTTGGGGATGCGCAAGGGCGGCATGTTAATTTTGGTTCCCAACCCGCGTGACTTTGATGGCTTTATCAAGCTGTTAAAGAAGCATCCAGACATCAATATCTTCCCAGGTGTGAATACCTTATTTAACGCATTGATGCATAAGCCAGAATTCGCTTCTGTGAAGTTCCCCAATATTTTGGCAACCATTGGCGGTGGTATGGCGATGCAAAAAGTCGTTGCTGATCATTGGCAAGAGATGACTGGCGCTCCTATTGCTGAAGGCTATGGACTCTCAGAAACCTCCCCGGTTGCTTGTGTAAATTCTGCATTGATAGAGAGCTTTACTGGATATATTGGATTACCTGTACCCAGCACAGAAGTGGTTATTTTGAGTGATGATGGCATTGAGGTGCCATTTGGAACGCCTGGCGAAATCTGTATTCGGGGTCCACAGGTCATGGCTGGTTACTGGAATAGGCCAGAAGAAACCAAAAATGTGATGACTGCTGATGGGTACTTTAAATCAGGCGATATCGGCATCATGAATTCTGATGGCTTAACCAAGATCGTCGATCGTAAAAAAGATATGGTTCTGGTGTCTGGATTTAATGTCTATCCAAACGAAGTGGAAGAAGTCCTATCCCTGATTCCTGGTGTCCTGGAATGTGCTGTTATTGGTGTCCCGGACGATGATTCTGGTGAGGCTGTTAAGGCATTCATTGTGAAACAAGATCAGTCGCTTACAGAAGAGGCTATCTTGGCCTTCTGCAAGGAAAACCTGACCAACTATAAGCGCCCCAAACACATTGTTTTCCGCAATGACCTACCTAAGACTAACGTTGGGAAAATCCTAAGACGTGAATTGCGGGACCTATAA
- a CDS encoding 1-acyl-sn-glycerol-3-phosphate acyltransferase, which translates to MLWLRSLLFYLFGFTSVTVYASVIILVIPFTSIRTRYNIGVAWCRLIQKVLFLLCGIRSEIKGMENIPRDPNKPLIVLGKHQSAWETFVYPAFFPRQLCFVFKRELLYVPFFGWALASLKMIHINRGDREKAREAVNEQGKVVLAAGNWIAIYPEGTRTPRGSFKPYRKGGVRLAISTHTDILPVAQNSGAIWPRKTFLKRPGVITLSIGPVISVQGKTEEQLQLEVEAWIEGEMRRIDAPAYAH; encoded by the coding sequence ATTCTTTGGCTTCGTTCCTTGCTGTTCTATTTATTTGGCTTTACATCGGTCACTGTTTACGCTTCCGTAATTATTCTGGTGATCCCATTTACTAGTATCCGCACTCGCTACAACATCGGTGTAGCCTGGTGCCGTTTAATCCAAAAAGTACTATTCCTATTGTGCGGAATTCGCTCCGAAATCAAAGGAATGGAAAATATTCCCAGAGATCCCAATAAGCCATTAATTGTTCTAGGCAAACATCAATCTGCCTGGGAAACTTTTGTATACCCAGCCTTTTTTCCGAGACAACTTTGCTTTGTATTTAAAAGAGAGTTGCTTTACGTGCCCTTTTTTGGCTGGGCATTAGCCTCGCTAAAAATGATTCACATTAATCGTGGCGATCGTGAAAAGGCTCGAGAGGCTGTCAATGAGCAGGGCAAGGTAGTACTGGCGGCTGGTAATTGGATAGCTATTTATCCCGAGGGCACTCGAACCCCGCGAGGATCATTTAAGCCTTACAGAAAAGGCGGAGTGCGCCTTGCTATAAGTACTCACACAGATATCCTGCCGGTTGCACAGAACTCTGGAGCCATATGGCCTAGAAAGACCTTCTTAAAACGCCCAGGAGTAATTACGCTTTCGATTGGACCGGTGATTTCTGTTCAAGGAAAGACGGAGGAGCAGTTGCAGCTAGAGGTGGAGGCCTGGATAGAGGGCGAAATGCGCAGAATTGATGCGCCTGCATACGCCCATTAA
- a CDS encoding DUF4442 domain-containing protein — MNLWPPFLGAGITVEKISKDFRYARVRLKHGLLNRNILGVHFGGSLFAMTDPFFMMMVSQNIGKGYIVWDQAAKIEFLKPGKGKVHASFEITQEQLDEIVSAAEPGDKILRDFVADIKDQEDDVVARITKTLYIRKKTKKN; from the coding sequence ATGAATCTGTGGCCTCCGTTCCTGGGGGCCGGAATCACTGTTGAAAAGATTTCTAAAGATTTTCGTTATGCGAGAGTTCGCCTTAAGCATGGTTTATTGAATCGCAATATCTTAGGCGTTCATTTTGGCGGCAGTCTCTTTGCAATGACCGACCCCTTTTTCATGATGATGGTGTCCCAAAATATTGGCAAGGGTTATATTGTTTGGGATCAAGCAGCTAAGATTGAATTTTTGAAGCCTGGCAAGGGCAAGGTTCATGCCAGTTTTGAAATTACTCAAGAACAATTAGATGAAATCGTCAGCGCAGCCGAACCTGGCGACAAAATTCTTAGGGACTTTGTTGCAGATATTAAGGATCAGGAAGATGATGTTGTGGCACGCATTACCAAGACGCTCTACATCCGCAAGAAGACCAAGAAAAACTGA